Part of the Rhinoderma darwinii isolate aRhiDar2 chromosome 2, aRhiDar2.hap1, whole genome shotgun sequence genome, TGATGCAATAAAGAAAATAGACACCTAGGTAAAACTAAAGCCTTTAGCGGATGTTCAACGTTGTGATTTCAAAGAGGGTCTGCATCATCTGAGACAGTGGATGGTGGACCACCATGCCACTAGTTTTTGCTTTTTTCCGCAAAATGTATTCTCCTTTAAGGCCTGTCAGTCACACAATGCCCCAAAAAGTTGTTGTATTGCATCGTAACATGATCACAATGAATCCCATGCCAGTGTAAAGTTACTCATATCTTAGGTTATTCCATTTCTTTTAACCCTCCAATCCTGTCCCCAGATTTTTCTTCTCATTTTCATTTTCTGTGCATAGTTCATAAAATCTCAAGACATTAATTTTGTGAAATGCAGCTTCACCAATAAGCTTCTTCCACCTGCACTTTTAATGCTTCAGCCAGTGGGACCGAAGAGGGTGCTCAGCCAGCTGAGACTCCTGCCTGGAAGCATCTGTGTGACCTGCAGGTCGCAGGATCTAATCCCGGCTAGCTCTGCTCACTCTTTCATCCTCTCCAGGTAGATAAATTGAAGACCGATGATAATTGAAGTGCTGTCTTCCTGTATTTGTAAAACCATTTTATCCTGAAGGATAAATTTAGGACTgcttaatagatttttttttattttttttttctcccgtgTGGCAGAAAGATAGTGAGCATACCCTTTGTAAGGAATGGCTGCCTATTGGGAAACCCTTTAAGATTTTAAGACCCACTAGTTTATTTAGTACCATACAGCTTTTCAAGGAAACATGCATGAAAATGGGCAGCGTTATTACACAATGTTGCGTTTtaggtttaaaggctatgtaaaactttTGATAgtgatttataaaaaataaaaaaaagtctgatcaGTGTGTttgcaattttttaaattttagttttttattaaatattactttttgagatacatatgCGGTGTATTGTCTttacggagcagctgtatctcaaaaagtaaaatttttttttttattaaaaacgaaTTTGactgttgcaccaaacacactgactgacatttttatcaaataaaaaatgaCCACTTTCAAAGCctttaattttatatatttttcatatattaACAGCAACATTTTCTAGCTTTGAAGAAAAATATATGTACATGTCTATTtaagattattttatttattgatttgtTGGGTATGATGTTCTCCAAGTGCATATTACTATacctatttttattttgtttttgaatcTCTATATTTTTCCTTAAATATACATATTTCTGCCCAATTTTTGATGCACGTTTCTGCAGGTGGGACAGGAGCAAAGACCTATTAGCAGGTTGTTTTAGCACAGTTTGTCTTGGCATTTCCTATTACCCTTTCTCCTTGTTTAACGTAGATGATCTGTGTCAGATTGTGCTGTTGTTTATGTATTTCCCcgaatttttttttaggttgcTCCGATGAATTAATATATTTCATATTCTTTCTCAGATTCCAGGTACCTCTTTACTCCCTGAGATAGTGCCGAAAGATAAGGGAAAAATATGCATGGTGATAGACTTAGATGAAACGCTGGTTCATAGCTCTTTTAAGGTAAGGCTTAATTTATATACAAGTTATGTGGTAGAGAAAATTAAGTAAATATGTATTACACTTTGTCGCCAAGAACACTGTGGGACGAGGTGTCTGCTAGTTTTCTTCAAATTTATAGTAGAAGGGTACGTTATTACTTATAACACACACTTTATCTGCTGCAGAACCACTTTTTGAAGAGCAATGTAATCCACCATTGATGAAATGCCCTCAACTTTTACAAAAACACCTGCAGCGTTGGAGTTATTAGGGTGGATTcatacgcggcagattttgttgcagaaatttcggcAATTGAAAATCCGTTCCGTTCATCTgaatagaacttgcagaaatccattaaCTTGCTGAAGAAACCAccacattcagataaatggaactgattttcagttgcagagatTTCAGCAACAAATCTGTCGCGTGTGAGTCCACCATTATTGGTGTTACCGGTGAAGGAACTTCCTGCAAGAGCAATCTGCGACAGACTACTTTGGTAGGAAGAAATCCGTACCACTGATCTCTCTGTATAATAATCCGGTTCTGAAATCAGAATGTGATGTTTAGACAAATATTATACACCGACCAATTTCCATTGACGTGTATTCTCTGtaaagtaatatatatattttttatttttaaagagggCCTTTGTGATTTAGagagaaatgtttttttgtttcttttgccATTAATTGTTCTACTTTTTTGTTCATATAGCCAATCAGCAATGCAGATTTTATTGTCTCCGTGGAGATTGAGGGGACCACTCATCAGGTGAGAGGGCAGACATTTTTATCCTTTTATTTTcactctactttcagaagaaataGTGAAGACCTCAAAGTCATGGCTGAAGCCCGATTCAAGTAATCCAGGATAGGCTGTTTCCTCATAGCGCGGCCTACTCTTGATTACTTGTTTCAGGAAGCAGCTGATATTCCGCCTAAGAGTAGTAATACATCTACAGAAGGGGTTGTTCGGTTTGAAGATTTAAGTGGGTCCTTGGGGTGTAAAATGATGTATGTCTTTTAAAGCCATGCTCACCGTTAACTTTGTTTTGTAATTTAAACACATATGCAGAAAATCCGTGTTAAATGAtccaaacattttcaaaataaaattatttttattgagacatgataaaaatacaaaatacagttaatagcatcaaaaatggattaaaatataagtcctcacagtaaaagtactgagtgggctactgggCATAACCTCTATACCATACagaagtacattgtaaataaacagccatggtgagtcacataaccaaaataaacaactgtgaaatagaccatcagaatcgatagacagaactggcaaggtagccaaaaaaataatagaatagaagttgacagaccatgcagatgtacaatggggtaaagagtagcaatgtgccaggagcccacttacacccaatgcgtttcgccaccaggcttcgtcagggggaaAAGGATGGATTTATGGTACATAACCATATTTTCCATTGGAAGAAAGAAGCGCTCTACTTCTAGTAATGGAACTACATGTATATCCTATGACTACCTGTCCTTGAGAATTAGGACTGTCATACTGTCAACATAAGGCTGGTTGGGGAGGAGTACAGTATAGCATTAATATGAAAGTTTATATCAATTACTGTATAACAGTTGATTAGTGATCATTGCCACATGCATAAATCCATGCGCGCCAGCTGCCTTACAGGAGAACCGATGTAAGACTACCTGAGCGGTAGAAATCATGCAGCCAGTTGCGATATATGATAAAACCAACAGTCTTATTGTGTCCTTTCTCTAACGTCCATTTCATCCTCCTTAGGTGTATGTTCTAAAGAGGCCTTATGTGGATGAGTTTCTGGAAAGAATGGGAGAGCTCTATGAATGTGTACTATTTACTGCTAGTCTTGCCAAGGTAAGGAAAACtttctataataaaaaataaacgtaAAATCTGGTAGAATGATAGGGCTGCATCCTATAATATATAATTACATGTAGCCAGTATCAAGTCACATAGCAGCACAAAATACATaggacacacaacctccctcctgcaCACGTGCCCTCCCTATTCACTTTAGTAAATGTGTGAGGCAGATTCCAGAAAtgagcagtagcaaaatacggtaAAAACAATATAGtactacatataatagtatacaaTACCAGTCATAGGTGTAAAGTGGAATGGTTTGTAGGATTGTCATTCTGCTGGTTCTTAGAAACATCTGTACATCAAGATTTTCCTTTTTATCTTCACAAACGTCTATGGGAATAAAATGTTTGCGTAGAACAGTACTATAATTTTGTATACTTTTATGTTGCTTTTcttactcaaagtattcaaacatgTTCCCTCTGTAAATGGCTACATCAcctaaaaatattgtttttatgtATCAAAAATCCCAAAGGTGACTGATCCTCTGGATGAAACCTTTTATTGTTAGTTACTGTGACTAATCGGGTCCATCATCTTCAGCTCGGATTTATTCTTTATTTCTAGTATGCCGATCCAGTGACTGATCTTCTGGACAAGGAAGGAGTCTTCCAAACCCGTCTCTTCAGGGAAGCTTGTGTATTCCACCAGGGCTGCTATGTCAAAGACTTGAGCCGTCTGGGTAGAGACCTGAAGAAGACTATCATTTTAGACAACTCTCCTGCATCTTACATCTTCCATCCAGAAAATGCCGTAAGTGTTAAATGTGATTAGAATGTGCTCTTGAAAGAGGCGTCGTTCTTGGATTCTCTTAGGAGACGTGCATTATGTGTCTTGCTAAATGGCTGCTATTTTAATCTGCTTCAGTATCTAGactattgattttttatttattttttctatacattttgctTTGTTTTCTAAACCTCCAATATATGGATGTATAACATTGTTGTCTGTCTGGCAGGACTGCAGATTCTGTGGTTTTCCACTTGTGAAGCTACAGGTCATTATTAAGCGCGTAGTCTCTGTACTTTTCCACGCTCCCTCTTTTGCGTTATTGCACACGATAATATTGCTGACAGATTGTATTGAGAGGTAATAAGGACTAGTTGCTAGGAAACCATTAATAATACCAGATGTCTGAAGCTTCTTTAGAACTGGGATTCAAAGTTCTTTCTGCTACATGAACGCCTggtacatttatttatatatatatatatatatgttttgctcAAAAATGACATTTACACCCAGGTTAATtgtctttttttataaaaaaaattttattcgAATTTTAAGACCTATTTATGCTGACACAACAACATTAAGTTTACCATATAAAGCATACATCCAAGCACCACCCCTATAAACCCGTAGTGTGCGGAGAGGGAGAAAATAGCGgaaagaaaataggaaaaaaacaatttCAATTATAAGGAATGTGGAGCAAATGAATATTGAATTCCACTATGTTGCATGCGTTCTGCTTTGATTACCAGCAGAGCCCACTAGGTTTAGGTGATCCTTCCTTCTGTTAgtcttttttgtattttaataaaGATGCTGAGAGAAGCCATTTTACTGCGTAAGGCCGgcattctatttaaaaaaaaaataatatatatatatattatgggaACATCTAtagattttttactttttctgcccACCCTTCTAAAGGTACTTTGTCTCCTGATCCTCGATATGTGGAAATACAGCTACATCTGTTCCTGAATATGGAATAGAGCTGCTTTTTGCCGCTTGTATAGAAGAACATTGGAATCTGGGGCAAAGGCGGTATGTTGGGCGAAAACATTGAAGGGGTCATAATTACCAGATGCTGGGCCTTTATGAATTTGGAAACCGCAATAGATTATACAAAGTTGGGTGTTCTATCGGAGCCTCTGCAGAGCTCTGTAGCATTGGGCGattttgtgtttctttttgtGCAGTATATATGGAGGATACCTGATCATAAGGAAATGCAATGCTGAAGCTGGACAGTCCTACATCAGAAATGGCATTCAATTGATTGTAGTTTTTGTTTCCATGTGCTAGgaatgacagatttttttttttttaattttttttttcattcattatGTATATGGTTAATAGGGGTTGCATTGTAAGAATAATTGCATGTGCCCACTACTTAAAGAAGTCCTCCAGTGAATTATTTTTACGCATAATGGGTCAAACGATCTTCATTCTGAATCCTGCAGCGTCTCCTGTAGATACCAGAGATCagactctcaatgcaagtctatgaaagCCTTGATGTGAAACTCAAACTTTCATTGAAACACTGACTTTGGGTTTCAAGATCAGATGCTGTAGGATTCAGTCAGAATGAAGTTCACGTGACCCTGGATGGCCAGGAACGTAGCCGCTTCAGTTAAGATAGAGAACCAGGTAAGTCAGTACACCACATTACACTTCATTTCTCCACATGTTAAAATGGGcgtcagaaaaaaataattattttgtaaTGAAATGGCACTTGTTCCTTCTTCATGGGATACTAACTCCAAGTCTTCTGTTTGCAGATACCCGTGCAGTCGTGGTTTGATGACATGGGAGACACAGAACTTTTAAGCCTCATCCCGATCTTTGAGGAGCTCAGTTACTCTGAGGACATTTATACAAGTCTTGGACAATTGAGGGCACCTTAAGACTCTTTGTCTTGACTTTAATTTCTTCAGGGGACTTTTTATATCTTaaatattctttttatttttgtcttttcGAATTTCTCACTCGCTGTGCCTTTGGCCTCGGAGGAAGAGGAACAAAAACGGATACTCCTAAGCAGATTAAGAATTTTGAGGGAAATTCATCTGCCCTTGCACAAGCAAACTGGCTGTGGCTTCCACTCCTAATGGCTTGCATGCCTAGCGGCATGTTGGCAGTGAATGCAGGGATCTATTAATGCCATTACTTTGGTGCACTAGTATAAGACCGTGTCCTTTTTAATAATGGTACCGTGTACCTATGGTTTTCCGTCTCCACTACTGTTTAGCTTTCATATCATTTTATATGTCAGGCTGTAACATGAACAAGGAGGGTGCAATGCCAAGATGCTGAAAGGGCACACACAGGTACTTTTGATAGTTCAATGACTTGACACACATTAGGGATCAGGCTGCTTAAATTGGACACAGTCATTACTTTTTCACTGATTCCTTATTTCTCTACATGCCAATTTCTATTATATGCATATTTTAGCTAAATGCACTTGCCTTGGTAACTGTTGCCACTCACCGGCGTTTAGTGCTCTTTCCAGTCGGTCCTTCTTTTTGGGAACATGCTTTGTTGTGGTGATTATTACATGTCATCTCTCTAGAAACTGATATATATGGTATTTGTATTATAATTCAAGATGACAGCTTTGCTGTCCAGGCGCTGACAGGATGCCCCAGCTTCATGCAAAAGCCAGTGATGTACAGGGTAATGTTATTACTACGACATGTATGGCAGAAAACACTGTGCAGATGATAGGCAGTGGGGTAAACACAGGGCTACTTCTCACTGGTTGCGCCGTCGCATTTGCAACCTctgcttcacctaaaacccctccACATTTATTTGATGGAACATGTTTATTCGTTAAATATCGACGCCAAAGGAATTTTTAATGATTACTGTTTTTAGCCACTCTGAGAttatatgtaatatttttttctaatgacTGACTTGAAGCAAAGATGTTTGTCCATCTGATGCCATGGTGGGTGGGAGAGGGGTTTGGTCTGAATAGCTTTACTGTTCGGTCTCTATTGATGGTTTGATAATTGTATTTATCAAGCCTTATGACAGTGGTGCTTGGTAACTTAAACCTGTTATTGACCATACGCTACTAAGGCAATGCCGTATTATAGCAAGGGTATGAGAAACATTCTAGTCTTTATTTATAATTCCATTGGCACTACCCAGCTATAAAATGGCCATGCCCTCGTTATGCCAGTATTTGGTCACTGAGCAGGGACTTTCCTGATAGTTTAATGGAAAACCATTCAGTGCCTTTTTGGCTATTTTAAACACACGTATTTTAAAAGCCTATAGATAAAGAGCTATTTTTTACTCTTTATAACACATTGTTTTGAATTTGGAATATGTAGCTATTCTCTTCAgacctttttggggggttttcatgcTGCCTCCCGGGTAGTGAGTGATCTACAAGATTCTGTAAGACTGTTACAAAGTAGACCTCAGGGGAAACACTCCTACTGAATTATACATTACGTAACATGGCTGAACCACTGCAGAGTCAGCCATTCTGTTTTTAACTAACACTTCTCACGTATGTCGGCaaaaaaacaaaggaaaaacGTACATTCCTGTATGTCTCTTTCTATGGTGTGAGGATGTGCGTTTGGGATACAACCTTCTTTAATGAGGGTCTACAATAAgtattaggttttttttttctttttaggtcGAGCAGCTGTTGGATGGTTTTTCAGCACATTGCTGTATTTAATGTTCTACAAGACTGATTGAATGGGTGAATT contains:
- the CTDSP2 gene encoding carboxy-terminal domain RNA polymerase II polypeptide A small phosphatase 2 isoform X2: MESSCIITQVQREEPLVHPKQGLVSRSSPKKPRSRSIFKALFCCLSAQNVNRPGGIGEPPTQKEETQTTPKSELLQCLQYQFYQIPGTSLLPEIVPKDKGKICMVIDLDETLVHSSFKPISNADFIVSVEIEGTTHQVYVLKRPYVDEFLERMGELYECVLFTASLAKYADPVTDLLDKEGVFQTRLFREACVFHQGCYVKDLSRLGRDLKKTIILDNSPASYIFHPENAIPVQSWFDDMGDTELLSLIPIFEELSYSEDIYTSLGQLRAP
- the CTDSP2 gene encoding carboxy-terminal domain RNA polymerase II polypeptide A small phosphatase 2 isoform X3, producing the protein MRHCQLESPIDGHTTRRRTRREWITNPTTGLVSRSSPKKPRSRSIFKALFCCLSAQNVNRPGGIGEPPTQKEETQTTPKIPGTSLLPEIVPKDKGKICMVIDLDETLVHSSFKPISNADFIVSVEIEGTTHQVYVLKRPYVDEFLERMGELYECVLFTASLAKYADPVTDLLDKEGVFQTRLFREACVFHQGCYVKDLSRLGRDLKKTIILDNSPASYIFHPENAIPVQSWFDDMGDTELLSLIPIFEELSYSEDIYTSLGQLRAP
- the CTDSP2 gene encoding carboxy-terminal domain RNA polymerase II polypeptide A small phosphatase 2 isoform X1 encodes the protein MRHCQLESPIDGHTTRRRTRREWITNPTTGLVSRSSPKKPRSRSIFKALFCCLSAQNVNRPGGIGEPPTQKEETQTTPKSELLQCLQYQFYQIPGTSLLPEIVPKDKGKICMVIDLDETLVHSSFKPISNADFIVSVEIEGTTHQVYVLKRPYVDEFLERMGELYECVLFTASLAKYADPVTDLLDKEGVFQTRLFREACVFHQGCYVKDLSRLGRDLKKTIILDNSPASYIFHPENAIPVQSWFDDMGDTELLSLIPIFEELSYSEDIYTSLGQLRAP